The following are from one region of the Vitis riparia cultivar Riparia Gloire de Montpellier isolate 1030 chromosome 14, EGFV_Vit.rip_1.0, whole genome shotgun sequence genome:
- the LOC117931394 gene encoding phosphate transporter PHO1 homolog 9-like isoform X2 has protein sequence MLSLLFGSRWRIHRWGLEEEEEEVVMVLAQQRGLIIRTMEESPKNFGFVCEGRVHMDAIQEVEMSSGANGANSEDERGRRNMAKSSKGREGKPDIEGFKPASLDILNHVKINIERETPISTLKGILTTSTSDSSFSKEELRKAEELITKAFVEFHKKLQVLKSYCFLNQLAFSKIMKKYDKITSRNASKAYLEMVDNSPIGSSDEVTKLVERVEATFIKHFANGNHRKGMDILRPKAKRERHRVTYFLGFFSGCSIALVVAIVVIIHARDIMKNPGRALYMDNIFPLYSLFGFIVLHMLMYSANIYFWRRYRVNYTFVFGFKQGTALGYREVLLLSSALSVLTLGGVLSNLDMEMDERTKSFKALTELVPLGIVIVLLLIIFCPFNIIYRSSRFFFIQCAFHCICAPLYKVTLPDFFLADQLTSQVQAFRSLEFYVCYYVWGNFKTRSHKCPESKVFEDFYLVVAVIPYAFRLLQCFRRWVDEKDPSHVLNGLKYFSTIAAVVLRTANELRGGMIWKIMAAASSGIATIANTYWDIVIDWGLLRWNSKNPWLRDKLLVPSKSVYFIAMVLNVILRLAWMQTVMGIRDFPFMHRTALVAVVACLEIIRRGIWNFFRLENEHLNNVGKYRAFKSVPLPFNYDDNSAGKHA, from the exons ATGCTCTCATTGCTCTTCGGATCAAGGTGGAGAATCCACCGGTGGGGtttggaggaggaggaggaggaggtggtgATGGTTCTGGCCCAGCAGAGAGGCTTAATCATCAGGACAATGGAAGAAAGCCCG AAGAATTTTGGTTTTGTATGTGAAGGAAGGGTGCATATGGATGCAATCCAAGAAGTTGAGATGAGCAGTGGGGCAAATGGGGCAAATTCAGAAGATGAAAGAGGGAGGAGGAACATGGCGAAAAGCAGCAAAGGCAGAGAGGGCAAGCCAGATATTGAGGGCTTTAAACCAGCTTCACTAGATATCTTGAATCATGTCAAGATCAACATTGAACGAGAAACTCCAATATCAACTTTGAAGGGCATTCTCACAACTTCAACGTCTGATTCGTCGTTCAGCAAGGAAGAGCTGAGGAAAGCAGAAGAGCTAATAACCAAGGCGTTTGTTGAATTCCATAAAAAACTTCAGGTTCTAAAAAGTTACTG CTTCTTGAACCAGTTAGCATTCTCTAAGATCATGAAGAAGTATGACAAG ATCACTTCAAGGAATGCATCGAAGGCCTACCTGGAGATGGTGGACAATTCGCCTATAGGAAGCTCAGATGAG GTTACTAAGCTTGTGGAGAGGGTGGAGGCTACCTTCATCAAGCACTTTGCAAATGGAAACCACAGAAAAGGAATGGATATTTTGAGGCCTAAAGCTAAGAGGGAAAGGCATAGAGTAACATATTTCTTGG GTTTCTTCTCTGGTTGCTCCATAGCACTTGTGGTTGCCATTGTTGTAATCATACATGCCAGAGATATCATGAAGAACCCAGGCCGTGCTCTGTATATGGACAACATATTTCCACTCTACAG CTTGTTTGGATTCATTGTGCTACATATGCTCATGTACTCTGCAAACATATACTTCTGGAGGCGGTATCGGGTCAATTACACATTTGTATTTGGTTTCAAGCAAGGAACAGCTTTGGGTTACAGAGAAGTTCTTCTTCTTAGTTCTGCTCTTTCAGTACTCACATTGGGCGGTGTCCTGTCAAACTTGGATATGGAGATGGACGAAAGAACTAAAAGCTTCAAAGCATTAACAGAATTAGTCCCTTTAGGCATAGTCATT GTTTTGCTTCTTATAATCTTCTGTCCTTTCAACATCATATACCGATCAAGTCGCTTCTTCTTTATCCAGTGCGCATTTCACTGTATATGTGCTCCCCTTTACAAG GTCACCCTCCCTGATTTCTTCTTGGCAGATCAGCTTACAAGCCAG GTTCAGGCTTTTAGGAGTCTAGAATTCTATGTCTGCTACTATGTCTGGGGGAACTTCAAAACAAGATCACACAAGTGCCCTGAAAGTAAAGTTTTCGAAGATTTTTATCTTGTTGTAGCAGTGATTCCATATGCGTTTCGCCTCCTTCAG TGTTTTCGGCGCTGGGTTGATGagaaagatccaagtcatgtgCTTAACGGGCTGAAGTACTTCTCAACGATTGCTGCAGTTGTCTTGAGGACGGCTAATGAGCTACGGGGGGGAATGATTTGGAAAATCATGGCTGCAGCCAGTTCAGGCATTGCAACCATTGCCAATACGTACTGGGACATCGTCATAGACTGGGGTCTTCTACGTTGGAACTCAAAAAACCCTTGGCTGAGGGACAAGCTCCTTGTACCCTCCAAAAGTGTCTACTTCATAGCCATG GTGTTGAATGTCATTTTGAGACTAGCTTGGATGCAGACAGTGATGGGTATTCGAGATTTTCCTTTCATGCATAGAACAGCATTGGTTGCAGTGGTTGCCTGCTTGGAGATCATTCGTCGTGGCATCTGGAACTTCTTCAG GTTGGAGAATGAGCACCTGAACAATGTGGGGAAGTACAGGGCATTCAAGTCAGTCCCTCTGCCTTTCAACTATGACGACAACTCTGCCGGCAAGCATGCATAG